A single window of Candidatus Margulisiibacteriota bacterium DNA harbors:
- a CDS encoding aminotransferase class V-fold PLP-dependent enzyme, which yields MIEQVYFDNMANTPVDSRVVEAMLPHLRETYGNPLNLHDFGAKTAAAIEEARQKVAALIGANTEEIIFTSCGSESNNCAIKGIARANEKKGKQVITSAIEHFSVHYPLKELEKEGYKVTYLPVDQFGLIDPQAVAQALTPETTLVTLTHASNEIGTIEPIAEIGKVIRTWNTEHGTQIIFHIDAVQTAGTIPVNVGDLGVDALTLSANLFYGPTGIAALYLKKGTRILPFILGGTQEEGKRAGTHNIPGIVGLGKAAELAQAEMAARAAKLMPLRDKLLRSIPEKIKDYFVTGHPTQRLPGHASGYVKYIEGESMSMFLNMEGIAVSTGSACVSKALKASHVVLALGVNAADVHGSLVFSLGKDNFEEEVDYVLAKFPPIVQRLREMSPLGRR from the coding sequence GTGATTGAACAAGTCTATTTTGACAATATGGCCAATACCCCGGTCGACTCCAGGGTAGTTGAAGCGATGCTGCCCCATCTGCGCGAAACGTATGGCAACCCCCTCAATCTCCACGATTTTGGGGCCAAAACAGCCGCCGCGATCGAAGAGGCCCGGCAGAAAGTGGCGGCCTTGATCGGAGCGAACACGGAGGAGATCATTTTTACTTCTTGCGGCTCGGAGTCGAACAATTGCGCAATAAAAGGGATCGCCCGGGCCAATGAGAAGAAAGGGAAGCAGGTCATTACTTCGGCGATCGAACATTTTTCCGTCCATTATCCGCTCAAGGAATTGGAGAAAGAAGGGTATAAGGTAACCTATCTGCCGGTGGATCAATTCGGCTTGATCGACCCTCAAGCAGTGGCGCAAGCGCTAACCCCGGAGACCACTCTGGTTACTTTGACCCACGCCAGCAATGAGATCGGCACGATCGAGCCGATTGCGGAGATAGGGAAGGTTATTAGAACGTGGAACACAGAACACGGAACACAGATAATATTTCACATTGATGCGGTGCAGACGGCGGGGACGATACCGGTCAATGTCGGCGACCTGGGAGTGGACGCGCTGACCCTTTCGGCCAACCTCTTTTACGGGCCGACCGGGATCGCCGCTTTATATCTGAAAAAAGGGACCAGAATCTTGCCTTTTATTCTGGGCGGAACGCAAGAAGAGGGGAAACGGGCCGGCACCCATAATATCCCCGGAATAGTCGGTCTGGGTAAAGCGGCGGAACTGGCCCAGGCGGAAATGGCTGCCCGCGCCGCAAAGCTCATGCCCCTGCGCGACAAGCTATTACGGAGCATTCCGGAAAAGATCAAGGATTATTTCGTCACCGGCCATCCGACGCAGCGTCTGCCAGGCCATGCCAGCGGCTACGTCAAATATATTGAGGGCGAATCGATGTCGATGTTCTTAAATATGGAAGGGATCGCCGTTTCGACCGGCTCGGCCTGCGTTTCCAAAGCGCTGAAAGCTTCCCACGTCGTCCTGGCGCTGGGCGTTAACGCGGCGGATGTGCATGGTTCACTGGTCTTTTCGCTGGGCAAAGATAATTTTGAAGAAGAAGTCGATTATGTGCTGGCCAAATTTCCGCCGATCGTGCAGCGGTTACGGGAAATGTCCCCGTTAGGGAGGCGCTGA
- a CDS encoding DsrE/DsrF/DrsH-like family protein, whose amino-acid sequence MDKEKFNIVVFSGDLDKVLAAFILATTSAAMGMEVTMFFTFWGLNVLRRPKLTSGKNILQKMMNFLNRGGADRLPLSKFNMLGMGPLMMKIMMKNSKVPSIEEFVKLAKEQGVKLVACTTTFSFMGFAKDDFIAEVDSFAGAATFLQGAREGKVSYFI is encoded by the coding sequence ATGGACAAGGAGAAGTTTAATATTGTCGTCTTTTCCGGCGACCTCGATAAGGTCCTGGCGGCTTTTATCCTGGCCACGACCTCGGCTGCGATGGGGATGGAAGTCACGATGTTCTTTACTTTTTGGGGGTTGAACGTCCTGCGCCGGCCAAAACTGACCAGCGGCAAGAACATTTTACAAAAAATGATGAATTTTCTGAACCGGGGAGGGGCGGACCGGCTGCCGCTTTCTAAATTCAATATGCTGGGAATGGGCCCGCTGATGATGAAGATCATGATGAAAAACTCCAAGGTCCCTAGCATCGAGGAATTCGTCAAACTGGCCAAGGAGCAGGGGGTCAAATTGGTCGCCTGCACTACGACCTTCAGCTTTATGGGGTTCGCGAAAGATGACTTTATTGCCGAGGTCGATTCTTTTGCCGGGGCGGCGACCTTCCTGCAGGGGGCGAGAGAGGGGAAAGTCAGCTATTTCATATAA
- a CDS encoding calcium-translocating P-type ATPase, PMCA-type, producing MAAAGNYYDQSVEEAAQQLATDEKTGLTEAAVKERLVSFGPNQLKQNKTASPLAIFLEQFKGFIIWVLIGAALLSGFLQEWIDAAAIIAIVFVNAILGFVQEYRAEKSLAALKKLSSPTSKVIRAGQKKIIPSSGLVPGDLVELEAGDLVPADGRLVYTAPNFAVQEASLTGESMPVAKTSRQLEEKELPLADRGNMVYTGTSVVSGKARAIIVETGMKTELGRIAGMIQAIETEATPLQKKLEQFGKWIVYLCFVLVGLVFALEVWRGGEMINVLLTSVSLAVAAIPEGLPAVVTIALALGVQRMVTRHVLIRKLPSVETLGSATVICSDKTGTLTKNEMTVKVIFADSAIINVSGVGYEPKGEFLINGKTISPAAYPGLQKTLLCGVLCNGAELKRDKILGDPTEGSILVAAAKSGLHKIKLEEEYQFTEEIPFDPERKKMTIIREKEGRLYAFVKGAPDILLKDCTGIEEQGVRRSLSDQDKQKIIQANADLADQALRVLAVAYRVFEKAPAKYEVAIVEKELVFVGLVAMIDPAREEVKEAIRKCGTAGIKTIMITGDHKNTAVAIARELGIMKEGELALSGEELDQLSAEEFQGKVRQITVYARVSPENKLRIVRTWKSLGEVVAMTGDGVNDAPAVKEANIGVAMGITGTDVTKEVSDMVITDDNFASIVAAVEEGRGIYGNIRKFVHYLLSCNAGEILIMFIASLFGLPVPLLPIHILWVNLVTDGFPALALGMDPVTPDIMNRPPRPTHEPVVTVRRTVLMLVQGAFMAVCALLAFAYMLSAGESLAHARTAAFVVLACAQLFHAFNCRSQTESIFKLGVFSNLNLLYACLVSFLLLMAVVYVPFLQGIFKTDPILGTHWLLVILLSSFPLWAMEIVKIMNKKGGIISD from the coding sequence ATGGCAGCGGCGGGAAATTATTACGATCAATCGGTTGAGGAAGCTGCCCAGCAGCTCGCAACCGACGAAAAAACGGGCCTGACGGAGGCGGCGGTCAAAGAACGCCTGGTTAGTTTTGGGCCCAATCAACTCAAACAGAATAAAACTGCTTCGCCTCTAGCCATCTTCCTGGAACAGTTCAAGGGTTTTATTATCTGGGTTTTGATCGGTGCGGCTCTGCTCTCCGGTTTTCTTCAGGAATGGATCGATGCCGCCGCCATCATTGCTATCGTTTTTGTGAATGCTATTTTAGGGTTTGTTCAGGAATATCGCGCGGAAAAATCGCTGGCCGCACTAAAGAAACTTTCCAGTCCCACCTCAAAAGTAATTCGTGCCGGACAGAAGAAAATTATTCCTTCTTCAGGCTTGGTGCCGGGGGACCTGGTCGAGTTAGAGGCCGGCGATCTTGTGCCGGCAGATGGCCGTTTAGTTTATACCGCGCCAAACTTCGCGGTGCAGGAAGCCAGCCTGACGGGAGAGTCCATGCCGGTCGCAAAAACTTCGCGTCAGCTCGAAGAAAAGGAATTGCCATTAGCGGACAGGGGAAACATGGTTTATACGGGAACCTCGGTGGTTTCCGGGAAAGCCCGCGCCATAATCGTTGAAACCGGAATGAAGACCGAACTGGGCCGGATCGCGGGAATGATCCAGGCAATAGAAACCGAAGCAACGCCGCTACAGAAAAAGTTGGAACAGTTCGGCAAATGGATCGTTTACCTGTGCTTTGTATTGGTGGGCCTGGTCTTTGCCCTGGAAGTTTGGCGTGGCGGGGAAATGATAAACGTGCTTTTGACTTCTGTCAGTCTGGCGGTGGCGGCGATCCCGGAAGGATTGCCGGCGGTGGTGACCATAGCGTTGGCGCTGGGAGTGCAGCGCATGGTTACACGCCATGTCTTGATCCGAAAACTCCCTTCGGTTGAAACGCTGGGCAGCGCCACAGTTATCTGTTCGGATAAAACCGGCACCCTGACCAAGAACGAAATGACCGTAAAAGTTATCTTTGCGGACAGCGCCATTATTAACGTGAGCGGGGTTGGCTATGAGCCCAAAGGAGAATTCCTGATCAACGGAAAAACGATTTCTCCCGCGGCTTATCCCGGTTTGCAAAAAACGCTTCTTTGCGGAGTGCTTTGCAACGGTGCGGAGCTGAAAAGGGATAAGATCTTAGGTGATCCTACGGAAGGATCGATCCTGGTTGCCGCGGCCAAGTCTGGTTTACACAAAATCAAATTGGAAGAGGAATATCAATTTACCGAGGAAATACCATTTGACCCGGAACGAAAAAAGATGACGATCATCCGCGAAAAAGAAGGGCGTCTTTACGCTTTCGTGAAAGGCGCGCCGGATATTCTGCTTAAGGATTGCACAGGGATTGAAGAGCAGGGTGTGCGCAGAAGCTTGAGCGATCAAGATAAACAAAAAATCATACAGGCGAACGCCGATCTGGCCGATCAGGCTTTACGGGTCCTGGCGGTCGCCTATCGAGTCTTTGAAAAAGCTCCCGCGAAATATGAAGTCGCTATTGTGGAAAAAGAACTGGTCTTTGTGGGCCTGGTCGCCATGATCGATCCGGCCCGGGAGGAGGTTAAAGAGGCGATCAGAAAATGCGGTACCGCGGGAATAAAAACCATCATGATAACCGGCGACCACAAAAACACCGCGGTCGCGATCGCCCGGGAGCTGGGGATCATGAAAGAGGGAGAGCTGGCTTTATCGGGTGAAGAGCTGGATCAATTATCGGCTGAAGAATTCCAGGGAAAAGTTCGCCAGATCACGGTTTATGCGCGGGTTTCCCCGGAAAACAAATTAAGGATCGTCCGGACCTGGAAAAGCCTTGGTGAGGTGGTGGCCATGACCGGGGACGGCGTCAATGACGCTCCGGCGGTGAAAGAAGCGAATATCGGGGTGGCGATGGGAATAACCGGGACTGACGTGACGAAAGAGGTTTCGGATATGGTGATCACGGACGATAACTTCGCCTCGATCGTGGCGGCGGTGGAGGAGGGGAGGGGAATTTACGGCAATATCCGCAAGTTTGTGCACTACCTTCTTTCCTGTAACGCGGGTGAGATACTAATAATGTTCATTGCTTCGCTGTTCGGCCTGCCGGTGCCGTTGCTGCCTATCCACATTTTGTGGGTTAATCTGGTAACCGATGGTTTTCCCGCTCTGGCCCTGGGGATGGACCCGGTTACTCCGGATATTATGAATCGGCCGCCCCGCCCAACTCATGAGCCGGTCGTGACCGTGCGCCGAACAGTCTTAATGCTGGTGCAGGGCGCTTTTATGGCGGTTTGCGCCCTGCTGGCTTTTGCTTATATGTTATCGGCCGGAGAATCACTGGCGCACGCCCGGACCGCGGCCTTTGTGGTGTTGGCCTGTGCGCAATTATTTCACGCTTTCAATTGCCGCAGTCAGACCGAGTCGATTTTCAAGTTAGGTGTTTTCAGCAATCTAAATCTGTTGTATGCTTGCCTGGTCTCCTTCTTATTGCTGATGGCGGTGGTTTATGTCCCATTTTTGCAGGGAATATTTAAGACCGATCCGATCCTGGGAACGCATTGGCTGCTGGTGATCTTACTTTCTTCCTTCCCGCTCTGGGCGATGGAAATAGTAAAGATCATGAATAAAAAAGGGGGGATAATAAGTGATTGA
- a CDS encoding sulfurtransferase TusA family protein, producing MQADDKLDCFGLLCPLPIIKTAEQIKRLKVGQVLEVIATDEGIKTDMPAWCKATGQEYLGGEEKDGLYRVFIKKTN from the coding sequence ATGCAAGCGGACGATAAACTCGATTGTTTCGGCTTGCTTTGCCCGCTGCCGATCATCAAAACAGCGGAACAGATCAAGCGCCTGAAAGTTGGCCAGGTCCTGGAGGTCATTGCTACTGACGAGGGGATAAAAACGGATATGCCGGCCTGGTGCAAAGCGACCGGCCAGGAATACTTGGGCGGCGAAGAAAAAGACGGGCTATATAGAGTCTTCATAAAGAAAACTAATTAA
- a CDS encoding Rrf2 family transcriptional regulator, protein MTKSINLLKYHQMKFSIKVQYGLQAMLALSLNYGGGQVQIKDIAAEQKIPIRFLEQLLLILKRAGLVSSIRGKHGGYLLGKKPSEITLLNVIEALEGPLELANKKMKKTPIIFEAFAKVQSDLTAQLTRVTLAELTLRARQKDLALTYSI, encoded by the coding sequence TTGACTAAATCAATTAACTTGTTAAAATATCATCAGATGAAGTTTTCCATTAAAGTCCAATACGGGCTCCAGGCCATGCTGGCCTTGTCCCTTAATTACGGGGGCGGGCAGGTCCAGATCAAGGATATTGCCGCGGAGCAAAAGATCCCGATCAGGTTCCTGGAGCAACTTCTGCTGATCCTGAAAAGAGCGGGCCTGGTCAGCAGTATTCGGGGGAAACACGGCGGTTATTTGTTAGGGAAAAAACCGAGCGAGATCACCCTGCTTAACGTCATTGAAGCCCTGGAAGGCCCGCTCGAACTGGCCAATAAAAAAATGAAAAAAACGCCGATAATCTTTGAGGCTTTTGCCAAGGTCCAGTCTGATCTCACGGCACAGCTGACGCGCGTGACGCTGGCTGAGCTGACTTTAAGGGCGCGCCAAAAAGACCTGGCTTTGACCTACAGTATTTAG
- the cysK gene encoding cysteine synthase A, whose amino-acid sequence MTRIADDITKLTGNTPLVRLNRIAASAVATIAAKLESYNPCSSVKDRIGVAMIEAAERQGLINKETTIFEPTSGNTGIALAFVCAARGYKLVLTMPETMSVERRNLLKALGAELVLTEGAKGMKGAIEKAGELTKKNKNSFMPQQFNNPANPEIHRQTTAEEIWRDTDGQVDIFISGVGTGGTITGVGEFLKGKKPAVKIVAVEPKDSPVLSGGSPCPHKIQGIGAGFVPQVLNMKIIDEIIPVGNEDAMRTARRLAKEEGILCGISSGAAVAAALEVAGKPENKGKLIVVIIPDTGERYLSTELFAE is encoded by the coding sequence ATGACCAGGATCGCTGACGATATAACCAAACTGACCGGGAACACTCCGCTGGTCCGTCTGAATCGGATCGCCGCGTCTGCCGTAGCCACGATCGCGGCAAAACTGGAAAGCTATAACCCCTGTTCCAGCGTGAAAGACCGGATCGGGGTCGCCATGATCGAGGCGGCGGAACGGCAAGGGCTGATCAATAAAGAAACGACCATTTTTGAGCCGACTTCCGGTAATACCGGCATTGCTTTGGCTTTTGTCTGCGCCGCCCGCGGTTACAAGCTGGTCCTGACCATGCCGGAGACAATGAGCGTGGAACGGCGTAATTTGCTCAAAGCGCTCGGCGCCGAGCTTGTCCTAACGGAGGGGGCAAAGGGGATGAAGGGAGCGATCGAGAAAGCTGGAGAACTGACCAAAAAAAATAAGAATTCTTTTATGCCGCAGCAGTTCAATAATCCGGCCAACCCGGAGATCCACCGGCAGACGACCGCGGAGGAGATCTGGCGGGATACCGACGGCCAGGTGGACATCTTTATCTCCGGCGTTGGCACCGGCGGCACGATCACCGGCGTGGGTGAATTTTTAAAAGGAAAGAAGCCGGCGGTCAAGATCGTGGCCGTTGAACCGAAAGATTCGCCGGTCCTCTCGGGCGGGAGCCCATGCCCCCACAAGATCCAGGGGATCGGGGCGGGCTTTGTGCCGCAAGTTTTAAACATGAAAATCATTGATGAGATCATTCCGGTCGGAAACGAAGACGCGATGCGCACGGCCAGGCGCCTGGCCAAAGAAGAGGGGATCCTTTGCGGGATCTCTTCAGGCGCGGCGGTCGCGGCAGCCCTGGAAGTTGCCGGAAAGCCAGAGAACAAGGGAAAACTGATCGTGGTGATCATTCCCGATACGGGCGAGCGCTACTTAAGCACCGAGTTGTTTGCGGAATAA